A section of the Rhizobium sp. BG4 genome encodes:
- a CDS encoding HlyD family type I secretion periplasmic adaptor subunit produces the protein MNQDQQRPSAETNNMFPVATRITAGIALGLLLFAGAGGWAATTQLRGAIIASGVMKVDRNLKSIQHRDGGIVSEIAVKEGDQVGKGQIMLRLDDAQTRAELSIVRTQLVELTARQARLIAERDNVEAIAYPAELEAILGEFPLVATGEQKMFDGNRRNRQNQKQQLQYGISQLEEELKGLIAQRDAKAGELELVQTEHDKIKGLADRKLIDTSRKYFIDREIAKLTGESGEIQANIARSRARMSEIQVQIIAIDEAARTEAQRELGIVEPKISELRERRIAVEDRLARTDIRAPLSGTVNELFVHTIGGVITPAEKLLTLVPADAALKIEARLAPTDIDQVSIGQDTRMRFSAFNQRSTPELSGSIAYVSAATSTDPSTGQIFYLADIAVSPTELARLGNHKLLPGMPVEVFISTQERTAMSFFTKPLTDQLSRAFREE, from the coding sequence ATGAACCAGGACCAGCAGCGGCCGTCGGCCGAAACCAACAACATGTTCCCGGTGGCGACCCGCATCACCGCCGGTATTGCCCTCGGCCTGCTGCTCTTTGCCGGCGCCGGCGGCTGGGCGGCGACCACGCAGCTCAGGGGCGCGATCATCGCCTCGGGGGTGATGAAGGTCGACCGGAACCTGAAATCGATCCAGCATCGCGACGGCGGCATCGTCAGCGAAATCGCCGTCAAGGAAGGCGATCAGGTCGGCAAGGGGCAGATCATGCTGCGCCTCGACGACGCGCAGACCCGCGCCGAGCTCTCGATCGTCCGCACCCAGCTCGTCGAACTCACCGCCCGTCAGGCGCGGCTGATCGCCGAGCGCGACAATGTGGAGGCGATCGCCTACCCGGCGGAACTCGAGGCCATCCTCGGCGAATTCCCGCTGGTCGCCACCGGCGAACAGAAGATGTTCGACGGCAACCGCCGCAACCGGCAGAACCAGAAGCAGCAGCTGCAATATGGTATCTCGCAGCTCGAGGAGGAATTGAAGGGCCTGATCGCCCAGCGCGACGCCAAGGCTGGCGAGCTCGAACTGGTCCAGACCGAGCACGACAAGATCAAGGGACTGGCCGACAGGAAGCTGATCGACACGTCGCGCAAATATTTCATCGACCGCGAGATCGCCAAGCTGACCGGCGAGAGCGGCGAGATCCAGGCCAATATCGCCCGCTCCCGCGCCCGCATGAGCGAAATCCAGGTCCAGATCATCGCCATCGACGAGGCCGCCCGCACCGAGGCCCAGCGCGAACTCGGCATCGTCGAGCCGAAGATTTCGGAACTGAGGGAACGCCGCATCGCCGTTGAGGACCGCCTCGCCCGCACCGACATCCGTGCCCCTCTTTCGGGCACCGTCAACGAACTCTTCGTCCACACGATCGGCGGCGTCATCACGCCGGCCGAAAAGCTGCTCACCCTCGTCCCCGCCGATGCCGCGCTGAAGATCGAGGCCCGTCTGGCGCCGACCGATATCGACCAGGTCTCGATCGGCCAGGACACCCGCATGCGCTTCTCGGCCTTCAACCAGCGCTCGACGCCGGAGCTCTCCGGAAGCATCGCCTACGTCTCCGCCGCCACCAGCACCGACCCGTCAACCGGCCAGATCTTCTACTTAGCCGACATCGCCGTCTCCCCCACCGAACTCGCCAGGCTCGGTAACCACAAACTCCTGCCCGGCATGCCGGTCGAAGTCTTCATCTCGACACAGGAGCGGACGGCGATGTCGTTTTTCACAAAGCCGCTGACGGATCAGTTGAGCCGTGCGTTTCGGGAGGAGTGA
- a CDS encoding cadherin-like domain-containing protein: protein MIEVKGTKTAKTEEDPHDRYVLKSDDKLSRVPVFLSLLLTGFALYLKSALGNPQEAPRGGEPDPRRPTSDEDDLPPIDVETAGAVVRMPDEEIGGSYSGGKPGGVVLSGHKNRVSYALTDSDAIEFNRLNLPSLSLLKSFGGVSASFHASNDNAWTGPRQVQPDSGPRAGGAARSSNTESAAKPVNRAPRTNGPVTLADISGCGLALIGLADLLRGSIDPDGDLLSTKDIAVSSGKLVQTASGWSFDAAGLGPVTITYMISDGQALVSQTAHFSVVKAPPITGTSGDDLIAGTACADDIEGLAGNDNIDARSGNDVISAGDGNDHILGGSGNDTIFAGNGDDIVLGGLGDDHIWGGAGNDRLYGEDGRDSLFGEAGDDLLSGGADADLLRGGDGADQLYGDAGNDIIDGEDGNDRLDGGDGDDVVLGSAGDDHLAGGTGRDVLSGGRGADTVKAEDGDDTVTGDADQADDIYDGGAGTDTLDYSALAEAVEIDLVSGEAESSEIGCDTVTDFEIVRAGSGDDTLTGGDGADELHGNAGDDEISGGAGTDLVKGGEGNDTVTGDFDWAADSYDGGEGVDTLDYSAAVLSVVVDLVAANASGAEIGTDSISNFEVIKTGDGDDILRDGDGEEFLFAGDGDDTVEARADEADDVFDGGDGDDTIDYSQTAHGVLIDLESGKATGFEVGQDIIEGFEKAVAGSGDDVIRAGLTAAIISGGDGNDTFEFTVPAGESSADVVHQILDFMVGDRIDISKYKIFEEVLDGIEERFEDIYGDKADATPLPIRVRHEGTDELSQTLIEVDMDKDEHYEMTINLTGHHLLVIVENV, encoded by the coding sequence ATGATCGAGGTCAAAGGCACCAAAACCGCAAAGACCGAAGAAGACCCGCACGACCGCTATGTGCTGAAAAGCGACGACAAGCTGTCCCGGGTGCCGGTCTTCCTTTCCCTGCTGCTGACGGGCTTTGCGCTCTATCTGAAAAGCGCACTCGGGAACCCGCAGGAAGCCCCACGCGGCGGCGAGCCCGATCCCCGCCGCCCCACCAGCGATGAAGACGATCTGCCGCCGATCGACGTCGAGACCGCCGGCGCCGTGGTCCGCATGCCCGACGAAGAGATCGGCGGCTCCTACTCCGGCGGCAAACCGGGTGGCGTCGTGCTCTCCGGCCACAAGAACCGGGTCAGCTATGCGCTCACCGATTCCGACGCCATCGAGTTCAACCGGCTGAACCTGCCGAGCCTGTCCCTGCTGAAGAGTTTCGGCGGCGTCTCCGCCTCCTTCCACGCCTCCAACGACAATGCCTGGACCGGGCCGCGCCAGGTCCAGCCGGATTCCGGCCCGCGCGCAGGCGGCGCGGCGCGCTCTTCGAACACAGAGTCCGCGGCAAAACCGGTCAACCGCGCTCCGCGGACCAACGGCCCGGTGACACTCGCCGATATCTCCGGCTGCGGCCTGGCGCTGATCGGCCTTGCCGATCTGCTGCGCGGCAGCATTGATCCCGATGGCGACCTGCTGTCGACCAAGGATATCGCCGTGTCCTCGGGAAAACTCGTCCAGACCGCCAGCGGCTGGAGCTTCGACGCCGCCGGTCTCGGCCCGGTCACCATCACCTACATGATCAGCGACGGCCAGGCCCTGGTCTCGCAGACGGCGCATTTCTCCGTCGTCAAGGCGCCGCCGATCACCGGCACATCGGGCGACGACCTGATCGCCGGAACCGCCTGCGCCGACGATATCGAAGGCCTCGCCGGCAATGACAATATCGATGCCCGCAGCGGCAATGACGTGATCAGCGCCGGAGACGGCAACGACCATATCCTCGGCGGCAGCGGCAATGACACGATCTTTGCCGGCAATGGCGACGACATCGTGCTCGGCGGCCTCGGCGACGACCATATCTGGGGCGGCGCCGGAAACGACCGGCTCTATGGCGAGGACGGCCGGGACAGCCTGTTCGGCGAGGCCGGCGACGACCTCCTCAGCGGCGGTGCCGATGCCGATCTGCTGCGCGGCGGCGATGGCGCCGATCAGCTCTATGGCGATGCCGGAAACGACATCATCGACGGCGAAGACGGCAACGACCGCCTCGATGGCGGCGACGGCGACGACGTTGTCCTCGGCAGCGCCGGCGACGATCACCTCGCAGGCGGGACCGGCCGCGATGTGCTGAGCGGCGGCCGCGGCGCGGATACGGTCAAGGCCGAGGATGGCGATGATACCGTCACCGGCGATGCCGACCAGGCCGACGATATCTATGATGGCGGCGCCGGCACCGATACGCTCGACTATTCCGCCCTTGCCGAGGCCGTCGAGATCGACCTCGTCTCCGGCGAGGCCGAGAGCAGCGAGATCGGCTGCGACACCGTCACCGATTTCGAGATCGTCCGCGCCGGATCAGGAGACGATACGCTCACCGGCGGCGATGGCGCCGACGAGCTGCATGGCAATGCCGGCGATGACGAAATCAGCGGCGGCGCCGGTACCGATCTCGTCAAGGGCGGCGAAGGAAACGACACCGTCACCGGCGATTTCGACTGGGCTGCCGACAGCTATGACGGCGGCGAAGGCGTCGACACGCTCGACTATTCCGCAGCCGTCCTCTCCGTCGTCGTCGACCTCGTCGCCGCCAATGCCAGCGGCGCCGAAATCGGCACGGACAGCATCAGCAACTTCGAGGTGATCAAGACCGGCGACGGCGACGACATCCTGCGCGATGGTGACGGCGAGGAATTTCTCTTCGCAGGCGATGGCGATGACACGGTCGAAGCGCGGGCCGATGAAGCCGACGACGTCTTCGACGGCGGCGATGGCGACGACACGATCGATTATTCGCAGACCGCCCATGGCGTGCTGATCGATCTCGAAAGCGGCAAGGCGACCGGTTTCGAAGTCGGCCAGGACATTATCGAGGGTTTCGAAAAGGCCGTTGCCGGCTCCGGCGACGATGTCATCCGGGCAGGACTGACCGCCGCCATCATCTCGGGCGGCGATGGAAACGATACGTTCGAGTTCACCGTCCCCGCCGGCGAAAGCAGCGCCGATGTCGTCCACCAGATCCTCGATTTCATGGTCGGCGATCGCATCGACATCTCCAAATACAAGATCTTCGAGGAGGTGCTCGACGGCATCGAGGAGCGCTTCGAGGACATCTACGGCGACAAGGCTGATGCCACGCCGCTGCCGATCCGCGTCCGGCACGAGGGAACGGACGAGCTCAGCCAGACGCTGATCGAAGTCGATATGGACAAAGACGAGCATTACGAGATGACCATCAATCTCACGGGTCACCATCTGCTTGTCATTGTCGAGAATGTGTAG